A genomic segment from Xanthobacter dioxanivorans encodes:
- a CDS encoding MmoB/DmpM family protein, which yields MTNTEVRLVGPVIRGVDEDIINAVIEAAEQDNPDREIIVEDRGGYVRIQADHEFCLTEKSMVQMLGRPFRLTEIEPSLVSFAGRLSSTDEAWTWTIHN from the coding sequence ATGACGAATACTGAAGTCAGACTGGTCGGTCCGGTCATCCGCGGCGTTGATGAAGACATCATCAACGCCGTGATCGAAGCGGCCGAACAGGACAATCCTGACCGTGAGATCATAGTCGAGGATCGGGGTGGCTATGTCCGCATCCAGGCAGATCACGAATTCTGTCTGACCGAGAAGAGCATGGTCCAGATGCTCGGTCGGCCCTTCCGGCTGACCGAGATCGAACCGAGCCTCGTTTCCTTCGCCGGACGACTCAGTTCGACCGACGAGGCATGGACCTGGACGATTCACAACTAA
- a CDS encoding Rieske 2Fe-2S domain-containing protein produces MKWVKVATLDDLWEGDMLDAKVEGEEVILIHREGGRIVCFQGMCPHQEILLADGNFDFVKGTITCSAHEWEFDMKDGRGAIRSAASSSSTT; encoded by the coding sequence GTGAAATGGGTCAAGGTGGCCACGCTCGATGACCTTTGGGAAGGCGATATGTTGGACGCCAAGGTCGAAGGTGAAGAAGTGATCCTGATCCACCGCGAAGGCGGACGGATTGTCTGCTTCCAGGGAATGTGCCCGCATCAGGAAATACTCCTCGCAGACGGCAACTTCGACTTCGTGAAAGGCACGATCACTTGTTCTGCCCATGAATGGGAGTTCGACATGAAAGACGGCAGGGGCGCAATCCGCTCGGCTGCAAGCTCTTCCAGTACGACGTGA
- a CDS encoding toluene-4-monooxygenase system B family protein produces the protein MAMIPLQTSFRGDFVVQLVPVEDTDDMNTVAEKIAHHAVGLRVAIRDAPKRVYFNGKELPPEMTVADSGIGVMDYVEAGYVG, from the coding sequence ATGGCCATGATACCGCTTCAAACCAGCTTTCGCGGCGACTTCGTCGTGCAGCTGGTCCCCGTCGAAGATACCGACGACATGAACACCGTGGCGGAAAAGATTGCACATCACGCGGTCGGACTGCGGGTGGCGATCCGGGACGCGCCGAAGCGCGTCTATTTCAACGGCAAGGAACTGCCGCCCGAGATGACGGTGGCCGACAGTGGCATCGGGGTGATGGACTATGTCGAGGCTGGATATGTCGGATGA